The Pleuronectes platessa chromosome 10, fPlePla1.1, whole genome shotgun sequence genome contains a region encoding:
- the LOC128449414 gene encoding B-cell receptor CD22 isoform X3 has product MDSWMLMILVFMPELTAVLKPSTVKEGDDFRLTCVSECPTSTTIVWFKDGQQVPTPGSPVRREDAGSYFCAVLGQETVRSNSVTLNVQYGPENISISVDDQQFTEGSSVNLTCSSVANPAADNYSWYKRTDSPSSSSWLQVGWGQVLSLPSVEASHTGLYLCQASNSVGTGNSTAQLVTLITEDRGSQIHVIIIARVGVFVLVTLVVARLLYWATIGKSEASTIYSTVVTSS; this is encoded by the exons ATGGATAGTTGGATGCTGATgatccttgtttttatgccag AGTTAACCGCTGTTTTGAAACCGAGCACTGTGAAAGAGGGAGATGATTTCAGGCTGACCTGTGTGTCAGAATGTCCTACATCTACAACCATTGTCTGGTTTAAAGATGGACAGCAAGTGCCGACACCAGGGTCCCcggtgaggagagaggatgcTGGGAGCTACTTCTGTGCTGTCCTGGGACAAGAGACAGTCAGATCCAACTCTGTGACTCTAAATGTTCAGT ACGGCCCAGAGAACATTTCAATTTCAGTAGATGATCAACAATTTACTGAGGGCAGCAGTGTGaatctgacctgcagcagtgtggCCAACCCTGCGGCCGACAACTACAGCTGGTACAAGAGGACAGACTCTCCCAGCTCCAGCTCATGGCTCCAGGTGGGCTGGGGACAGGTGCTGTCTCTTCCCTCTGTGGAGGCGTCCCACACTGGACTCTACCTCTGCCAGGCCAGTAACAGTGTGGGGACGGGCAACTCAACTGCTCAGCTGGTGACCCTGATAACAGAGGACCGCG gcAGCCAGATTCACGTGATCATCATAGCCAGAGTAGGGGTCTTTGTTTTGGTGACTCTCGTGGTAGCTCGTCTTTTGTACTG GGCCACAATAGGAAAGAGTGAGGCTTCTACGATCTACTCGACTGTGGTCACATCCAGCTGA
- the LOC128449414 gene encoding B-cell receptor CD22 isoform X1, producing MDSWMLMILVFMPGVWSGDWGVTFGDQCALRGGSVVMKCSYDYPWRDTVTQVEWSRTLVTSGTWRLHPLSSLPSPRDFKYVGNLYHNCNLKINNVKPTDEGQYYFSFVTTSDKWTSKTYAYLFVKELTAVLKPSTVKEGDDFRLTCVSECPTSTTIVWFKDGQQVPTPGSPVRREDAGSYFCAVLGQETVRSNSVTLNVQYGPENISISVDDQQFTEGSSVNLTCSSVANPAADNYSWYKRTDSPSSSSWLQVGWGQVLSLPSVEASHTGLYLCQASNSVGTGNSTAQLVTLITEDRGSQIHVIIIARVGVFVLVTLVVARLLYWATIGKSEASTIYSTVVTSS from the exons ATGGATAGTTGGATGCTGATgatccttgtttttatgccag GTGTTTGGAGTGGAGATTGGGGGGTGACCTTCGGAGATCAGTGTGCTTTGAGAGGGGGGTCAGTAGTTATGAAGTGTAGCTATGACTACCCTTGGCGTGATACAGTCACTCAGGTGGAATGGTCTAGAACCCTGGTTACATCTGGCACGTGGCGGCTGCATCCCCTTTCTAGTCTCCCTTCGCCCCGGGACTTTAAATACGTGGGTAATCTATATCATAACTGTAATCTGAAGATCAACAACGTAAAACCCACTGATGAAGGACAATACTATTTTAGTTTTGTGACAACATCAGACAAATGGACAAGCAAAACCTatgcttatttgtttgttaaag AGTTAACCGCTGTTTTGAAACCGAGCACTGTGAAAGAGGGAGATGATTTCAGGCTGACCTGTGTGTCAGAATGTCCTACATCTACAACCATTGTCTGGTTTAAAGATGGACAGCAAGTGCCGACACCAGGGTCCCcggtgaggagagaggatgcTGGGAGCTACTTCTGTGCTGTCCTGGGACAAGAGACAGTCAGATCCAACTCTGTGACTCTAAATGTTCAGT ACGGCCCAGAGAACATTTCAATTTCAGTAGATGATCAACAATTTACTGAGGGCAGCAGTGTGaatctgacctgcagcagtgtggCCAACCCTGCGGCCGACAACTACAGCTGGTACAAGAGGACAGACTCTCCCAGCTCCAGCTCATGGCTCCAGGTGGGCTGGGGACAGGTGCTGTCTCTTCCCTCTGTGGAGGCGTCCCACACTGGACTCTACCTCTGCCAGGCCAGTAACAGTGTGGGGACGGGCAACTCAACTGCTCAGCTGGTGACCCTGATAACAGAGGACCGCG gcAGCCAGATTCACGTGATCATCATAGCCAGAGTAGGGGTCTTTGTTTTGGTGACTCTCGTGGTAGCTCGTCTTTTGTACTG GGCCACAATAGGAAAGAGTGAGGCTTCTACGATCTACTCGACTGTGGTCACATCCAGCTGA
- the LOC128449414 gene encoding carcinoembryonic antigen-related cell adhesion molecule 6 isoform X2, with protein sequence MDSWMLMILVFMPGVWSGDWGVTFGDQCALRGGSVVMKCSYDYPWRDTVTQVEWSRTLVTSGTWRLHPLSSLPSPRDFKYVGNLYHNCNLKINNVKPTDEGQYYFSFVTTSDKWTSKTYAYLFVKELTAVLKPSTVKEGDDFRLTCVSECPTSTTIVWFKDGQQVPTPGSPVRREDAGSYFCAVLGQETVRSNSVTLNVQYGPENISISVDDQQFTEGSSVNLTCSSVANPAADNYSWYKRTDSPSSSSWLQVGWGQVLSLPSVEASHTGLYLCQASNSVGTGNSTAQLVTLITEDRARFT encoded by the exons ATGGATAGTTGGATGCTGATgatccttgtttttatgccag GTGTTTGGAGTGGAGATTGGGGGGTGACCTTCGGAGATCAGTGTGCTTTGAGAGGGGGGTCAGTAGTTATGAAGTGTAGCTATGACTACCCTTGGCGTGATACAGTCACTCAGGTGGAATGGTCTAGAACCCTGGTTACATCTGGCACGTGGCGGCTGCATCCCCTTTCTAGTCTCCCTTCGCCCCGGGACTTTAAATACGTGGGTAATCTATATCATAACTGTAATCTGAAGATCAACAACGTAAAACCCACTGATGAAGGACAATACTATTTTAGTTTTGTGACAACATCAGACAAATGGACAAGCAAAACCTatgcttatttgtttgttaaag AGTTAACCGCTGTTTTGAAACCGAGCACTGTGAAAGAGGGAGATGATTTCAGGCTGACCTGTGTGTCAGAATGTCCTACATCTACAACCATTGTCTGGTTTAAAGATGGACAGCAAGTGCCGACACCAGGGTCCCcggtgaggagagaggatgcTGGGAGCTACTTCTGTGCTGTCCTGGGACAAGAGACAGTCAGATCCAACTCTGTGACTCTAAATGTTCAGT ACGGCCCAGAGAACATTTCAATTTCAGTAGATGATCAACAATTTACTGAGGGCAGCAGTGTGaatctgacctgcagcagtgtggCCAACCCTGCGGCCGACAACTACAGCTGGTACAAGAGGACAGACTCTCCCAGCTCCAGCTCATGGCTCCAGGTGGGCTGGGGACAGGTGCTGTCTCTTCCCTCTGTGGAGGCGTCCCACACTGGACTCTACCTCTGCCAGGCCAGTAACAGTGTGGGGACGGGCAACTCAACTGCTCAGCTGGTGACCCTGATAACAGAGGACCGCG CCAGATTCACGTGA
- the LOC128449414 gene encoding B-cell receptor CD22 isoform X4 — translation MDSWMLMILVFMPDGQQVPTPGSPVRREDAGSYFCAVLGQETVRSNSVTLNVQYGPENISISVDDQQFTEGSSVNLTCSSVANPAADNYSWYKRTDSPSSSSWLQVGWGQVLSLPSVEASHTGLYLCQASNSVGTGNSTAQLVTLITEDRGSQIHVIIIARVGVFVLVTLVVARLLYWATIGKSEASTIYSTVVTSS, via the exons ATGGATAGTTGGATGCTGATgatccttgtttttatgccag ATGGACAGCAAGTGCCGACACCAGGGTCCCcggtgaggagagaggatgcTGGGAGCTACTTCTGTGCTGTCCTGGGACAAGAGACAGTCAGATCCAACTCTGTGACTCTAAATGTTCAGT ACGGCCCAGAGAACATTTCAATTTCAGTAGATGATCAACAATTTACTGAGGGCAGCAGTGTGaatctgacctgcagcagtgtggCCAACCCTGCGGCCGACAACTACAGCTGGTACAAGAGGACAGACTCTCCCAGCTCCAGCTCATGGCTCCAGGTGGGCTGGGGACAGGTGCTGTCTCTTCCCTCTGTGGAGGCGTCCCACACTGGACTCTACCTCTGCCAGGCCAGTAACAGTGTGGGGACGGGCAACTCAACTGCTCAGCTGGTGACCCTGATAACAGAGGACCGCG gcAGCCAGATTCACGTGATCATCATAGCCAGAGTAGGGGTCTTTGTTTTGGTGACTCTCGTGGTAGCTCGTCTTTTGTACTG GGCCACAATAGGAAAGAGTGAGGCTTCTACGATCTACTCGACTGTGGTCACATCCAGCTGA
- the hpn gene encoding serine protease hepsin isoform X1 gives MYVEKVVTEGKMGSRGISLTCVFTPCRVIGALVTLIILGAIGAAVWAVVMYCTMEEDTGLYDVQVNSADQRLRVFDSTHRRWREVCSSSANELLAGISCEEVGFVSVANYSVTSVPEASRDAGEFFCVRQEELTYGKKIKDSLFPCDCESREVLTLLCQDCGRRSFAADRIVGGVDARQGSWPWQVSLQYDGVHQCGGSIISNRWIVSAAHCFLQRRTVTSWRVLLGSIYNKPVNAVAAEVKTIVVHSSYLPSVDANIDDNSRDIAVLALTQPLTFTESIQPICLPAYGQRLIDGQMGTVTGWGNVGYYGHLADVLQEVSVPIISDAVCNAPDYYDNQITSSMFCAGYEKGGTDACQGDSGGPFVSEDCLSKSSRYRLLGVVSWGTGCAMPKKPGVYTRVSRFLPWISTAMRNYHNSPGVHKLART, from the exons ggagCAGGGGAATCTCTCTGACCTGTGTGTTCACCCCCTGCCGGGTGATCGGGGCATTAGTGACACTGATTATCTTGGGAGCCATAGGAGCAGCTGTTTGGGCCGTAG TTATGTACTGCACGATGGAGGAAGACACAGGCCTGTATGACG TCCAGGTCAATTCTGCTGACCAACGTCTTAGAGTCTTCGATTCCACGCACAGGAGGTGGCGTGAGGTGTGTTCCTCCTCAGCCAATGAGCTGCTTGCTGGTATCAGCTGTGAAGAAGTGGGCTTTGTCAG tgtggcGAATTACTCAGTCACATCGGTGCCAGAGGCCAGTAGAGATGCTGGAGAGTTCTTCTGTGTCAGACAGGAAGAGCTTACCTACGGCAAGAAAATCAAAGACTCGTTGTTCCCATG tgaCTGTGAGAGCAGGGAGGTTCTCACTCTGCTGTGCCAAG ACTGTGGCAGGCGTAGTTTTGCAGCAGACCGTATAGTCGGTGGTGTGGATGCCAGGCAGGGCAGCTGGCCTTGGCAGGTCAGCTTACAGTACGATGGAGTTCATCAGTGTGGAGGATCCATAATCTCGAACCGCTGGATTGTCTCTGCAGCTCACTGCTTCCTCCA ACGCCGCACTGTGACTAGCTGGCGTGTGCTGCTGGGCTCCATCTATAACAAACCAGTCAACGCCGTCGCGGCGGAGGTGAAGACCATCGTTGTTCACAGCAGCTACCTGCCCTCTGTAGATGCTAACATTGATGACAACAGCAGGGATATCGCCGTTCTGGCCCTCACCCAACCTCTTACTTTCACtg agtCCATCCAGCCTATTTGCCTGCCAGCATACGGTCAAAGACTGATAGACGGACAGATGGGAACCGTGACGGGCTGGGGAAACGTTGGGTACTACG GTCATCTAGCAGACGTCCTCCAAGAAGTGAGCGTCCCCATCATCAGTGACGCTGTCTGTAACGCTCCCGACTACTACGACAATCAGATCACCTCCAGCATGTTCTGTGCTGGTTACGAGAAAGGAGGCACTGACGCCTGCCAG GGAGACAGTGGCGGTCCCTTTGTGTCGGAGGACTGTCTGTCTAAGAGCAGTCGGTATCGGCTGCTGGGGGTGGTGAGCTGGGGAACTGGCTGTGCCATGCCAAAGAAACCTGGCGTCTACACCAGAGTGTCCCGCTTTCTGCCGTGGATATCTACAGCCATGAGG AACTATCACAACTCACCAGGGGTTCACAAATTGGCCCGGACATGA
- the hpn gene encoding serine protease hepsin isoform X2 codes for MYCTMEEDTGLYDVQVNSADQRLRVFDSTHRRWREVCSSSANELLAGISCEEVGFVSVANYSVTSVPEASRDAGEFFCVRQEELTYGKKIKDSLFPCDCESREVLTLLCQDCGRRSFAADRIVGGVDARQGSWPWQVSLQYDGVHQCGGSIISNRWIVSAAHCFLQRRTVTSWRVLLGSIYNKPVNAVAAEVKTIVVHSSYLPSVDANIDDNSRDIAVLALTQPLTFTESIQPICLPAYGQRLIDGQMGTVTGWGNVGYYGHLADVLQEVSVPIISDAVCNAPDYYDNQITSSMFCAGYEKGGTDACQGDSGGPFVSEDCLSKSSRYRLLGVVSWGTGCAMPKKPGVYTRVSRFLPWISTAMRNYHNSPGVHKLART; via the exons ATGTACTGCACGATGGAGGAAGACACAGGCCTGTATGACG TCCAGGTCAATTCTGCTGACCAACGTCTTAGAGTCTTCGATTCCACGCACAGGAGGTGGCGTGAGGTGTGTTCCTCCTCAGCCAATGAGCTGCTTGCTGGTATCAGCTGTGAAGAAGTGGGCTTTGTCAG tgtggcGAATTACTCAGTCACATCGGTGCCAGAGGCCAGTAGAGATGCTGGAGAGTTCTTCTGTGTCAGACAGGAAGAGCTTACCTACGGCAAGAAAATCAAAGACTCGTTGTTCCCATG tgaCTGTGAGAGCAGGGAGGTTCTCACTCTGCTGTGCCAAG ACTGTGGCAGGCGTAGTTTTGCAGCAGACCGTATAGTCGGTGGTGTGGATGCCAGGCAGGGCAGCTGGCCTTGGCAGGTCAGCTTACAGTACGATGGAGTTCATCAGTGTGGAGGATCCATAATCTCGAACCGCTGGATTGTCTCTGCAGCTCACTGCTTCCTCCA ACGCCGCACTGTGACTAGCTGGCGTGTGCTGCTGGGCTCCATCTATAACAAACCAGTCAACGCCGTCGCGGCGGAGGTGAAGACCATCGTTGTTCACAGCAGCTACCTGCCCTCTGTAGATGCTAACATTGATGACAACAGCAGGGATATCGCCGTTCTGGCCCTCACCCAACCTCTTACTTTCACtg agtCCATCCAGCCTATTTGCCTGCCAGCATACGGTCAAAGACTGATAGACGGACAGATGGGAACCGTGACGGGCTGGGGAAACGTTGGGTACTACG GTCATCTAGCAGACGTCCTCCAAGAAGTGAGCGTCCCCATCATCAGTGACGCTGTCTGTAACGCTCCCGACTACTACGACAATCAGATCACCTCCAGCATGTTCTGTGCTGGTTACGAGAAAGGAGGCACTGACGCCTGCCAG GGAGACAGTGGCGGTCCCTTTGTGTCGGAGGACTGTCTGTCTAAGAGCAGTCGGTATCGGCTGCTGGGGGTGGTGAGCTGGGGAACTGGCTGTGCCATGCCAAAGAAACCTGGCGTCTACACCAGAGTGTCCCGCTTTCTGCCGTGGATATCTACAGCCATGAGG AACTATCACAACTCACCAGGGGTTCACAAATTGGCCCGGACATGA